Proteins co-encoded in one Eschrichtius robustus isolate mEscRob2 chromosome 8, mEscRob2.pri, whole genome shotgun sequence genomic window:
- the FEZF1 gene encoding fez family zinc finger protein 1 isoform X1: MDSSCHDATAKMLATAPARGSMMNTSKPLAFSIERIMARTPEPKALPVPHFLQGAVPKGDPKHSLHLNSSIPCMIPFVPVAYDTSPKAGMTGSEPRKASLEAPAAPAEAPAAPAFSCSDLLNCALSLKGDLARDALPLQQYKLVRPRVVNHSSFHAMGALCYLNRGDGPCHPAAGVNIHPVASYFLSSPLHPQPKTYLAERNKLVVPAVEKYPSGVAFKDLSQAQLQHYMKESAQLLSEKIAFKTSDFSRGAPHTKPKVFTCEVCGKVFNAHYNLTRHMPVHTGARPFVCKVCGKGFRQASTLCRHKIIHTQEKPHKCNQCGKAFNRSSTLNTHTRIHAGYKPFVCEFCGKGFHQKGNYKNHKLTHSGEKQFKCNICNKAFHQIYNLTFHMHTHNDKKPFTCPTCGKGFCRNFDLKKHVRKLHDSGLGMPRTSAVEPGADPSPPLQQPSPAPLPPLPPLPGPLQPGFPPGHQ; encoded by the exons ATGGACAGTAGCTGCCACGACGCGACTGCCAAAATGTTAGCGACCGCTCCGGCCCGGGGCAGCATGATGAACACCTCCAAACCCTTGGCTTTCTCCATCGAAAGAATCATGGCACGCACCCCCGAGCCCAAAGCCCTGCCCGTCCCCCACTTCCTGCAGGGAGCCGTGCCCAAGGGGGACCCCAAGCACTCTCTGCATCTTAACTCGTCGATCCCCTGCATGATCCCCTTCGTGCCCGTGGCGTACGACACGAGCCCCAAGGCGGGAATGACGGGCTCGGAGCCGCGGAAGGCGAGTCTGGAGGCTCCGGCTGCGCCTGCGGAAGCGCCCGCGGCGCCCGCGTTCAGCTGCAGCGACCTGCTCAACTGCGCGCTGAGTCTCAAGGGCGACCTGGCCCGCGACGCGCTCCCGCTGCAGCAGTACAAGCTGGTAAGGCCGCGGGTGGTCAACCATTCTTCCTTCCACGCCATGGGAGCCCTGTGCTACCTGAATCGAGGCGACGGCCCGTGCCACCCGGCGGCCGGCGTTAACATCCACCCGGTGGCCTCCTACTTCCTCAGTTCCCCTTTGCACCCGCAGCCAAAAACGTACTTAGCCGAAAGGAATAAACTGGTGGTCCCGGCGGTGGAGAAGTACCCCTCGGGAGTAGCTTTCAAAGACTTGTCCCAGGCTCAGCTGCAGCATTACATGAAAGAAAGCGCCCAGCTCCTGTCGGAAAAAATAGCGTTCAAAACCTCTGACTTCAGCCGAGGCGCTCCTCATACCAAGCCCAAAGTTTTCACTTGCGAAGTGTGTGGAAAG GTCTTTAACGCGCACTATAACTTAACCCGTCACATGCCAGTGCACACAGGAGCCAGACCCTTCGTTTGCAAAGTTTGTGGAAAGGGCTTCCGGCAAGCCAGCACCCTGTGCAGGCACAAGATCATTCACACCCAG GAAAAACCTCATAAATGTAACCAGTGTGGCAAAGCATTTAATAGAAGTTCTACTTTAAACACGCATACCCGAATACACGCAGGCTACAAACCATTTGTGTGTGAATTCTGTGGCAAAGGATTTCATCAAAAAG GGAATTACAAAAACCACAAGTTGACCCACAGCGGGGAGAAGCAGTTCAAGTGCAATATCTGCAACAAGGCTTTCCACCAGATTTACAACCTCACCTTCCACATGCACACCCACAATGACAAGAAGCCCTTCACCTGCCCCACGTGCGGCAAGGGCTTCTGCAGGAACTTTGACCTCAAGAAGCACGTCCGCAAGCTGCACGACAGCGGCCTGGGGATGCCCCGCACCTCTGCTGTGGAGCCGGGAGCGGACCCGTCCCCCCCTCTGCAGCAGCCTTCGCCCGcgccgctgccgccgctgccgccgctccCTGGGCCCCTGCAGCCTGGGTTCCCCCCGGGCCACCAGTGA
- the FEZF1 gene encoding fez family zinc finger protein 1 isoform X2 codes for MDSSCHDATAKMLATAPARGSMMNTSKPLAFSIERIMARTPEPKALPVPHFLQGAVPKGDPKHSLHLNSSIPCMIPFVPVAYDTSPKAGMTGSEPRKASLEAPAAPAEAPAAPAFSCSDLLNCALSLKGDLARDALPLQQYKLPKTYLAERNKLVVPAVEKYPSGVAFKDLSQAQLQHYMKESAQLLSEKIAFKTSDFSRGAPHTKPKVFTCEVCGKVFNAHYNLTRHMPVHTGARPFVCKVCGKGFRQASTLCRHKIIHTQEKPHKCNQCGKAFNRSSTLNTHTRIHAGYKPFVCEFCGKGFHQKGNYKNHKLTHSGEKQFKCNICNKAFHQIYNLTFHMHTHNDKKPFTCPTCGKGFCRNFDLKKHVRKLHDSGLGMPRTSAVEPGADPSPPLQQPSPAPLPPLPPLPGPLQPGFPPGHQ; via the exons ATGGACAGTAGCTGCCACGACGCGACTGCCAAAATGTTAGCGACCGCTCCGGCCCGGGGCAGCATGATGAACACCTCCAAACCCTTGGCTTTCTCCATCGAAAGAATCATGGCACGCACCCCCGAGCCCAAAGCCCTGCCCGTCCCCCACTTCCTGCAGGGAGCCGTGCCCAAGGGGGACCCCAAGCACTCTCTGCATCTTAACTCGTCGATCCCCTGCATGATCCCCTTCGTGCCCGTGGCGTACGACACGAGCCCCAAGGCGGGAATGACGGGCTCGGAGCCGCGGAAGGCGAGTCTGGAGGCTCCGGCTGCGCCTGCGGAAGCGCCCGCGGCGCCCGCGTTCAGCTGCAGCGACCTGCTCAACTGCGCGCTGAGTCTCAAGGGCGACCTGGCCCGCGACGCGCTCCCGCTGCAGCAGTACAAGCTG CCAAAAACGTACTTAGCCGAAAGGAATAAACTGGTGGTCCCGGCGGTGGAGAAGTACCCCTCGGGAGTAGCTTTCAAAGACTTGTCCCAGGCTCAGCTGCAGCATTACATGAAAGAAAGCGCCCAGCTCCTGTCGGAAAAAATAGCGTTCAAAACCTCTGACTTCAGCCGAGGCGCTCCTCATACCAAGCCCAAAGTTTTCACTTGCGAAGTGTGTGGAAAG GTCTTTAACGCGCACTATAACTTAACCCGTCACATGCCAGTGCACACAGGAGCCAGACCCTTCGTTTGCAAAGTTTGTGGAAAGGGCTTCCGGCAAGCCAGCACCCTGTGCAGGCACAAGATCATTCACACCCAG GAAAAACCTCATAAATGTAACCAGTGTGGCAAAGCATTTAATAGAAGTTCTACTTTAAACACGCATACCCGAATACACGCAGGCTACAAACCATTTGTGTGTGAATTCTGTGGCAAAGGATTTCATCAAAAAG GGAATTACAAAAACCACAAGTTGACCCACAGCGGGGAGAAGCAGTTCAAGTGCAATATCTGCAACAAGGCTTTCCACCAGATTTACAACCTCACCTTCCACATGCACACCCACAATGACAAGAAGCCCTTCACCTGCCCCACGTGCGGCAAGGGCTTCTGCAGGAACTTTGACCTCAAGAAGCACGTCCGCAAGCTGCACGACAGCGGCCTGGGGATGCCCCGCACCTCTGCTGTGGAGCCGGGAGCGGACCCGTCCCCCCCTCTGCAGCAGCCTTCGCCCGcgccgctgccgccgctgccgccgctccCTGGGCCCCTGCAGCCTGGGTTCCCCCCGGGCCACCAGTGA